Below is a genomic region from Castanea sativa cultivar Marrone di Chiusa Pesio chromosome 2, ASM4071231v1.
ctacatctATGCAGTGCTGCCCAGATTAAGAAATACTAGCTTTTAAAAAGCCAAGAACTTCTATTCCTGAAGAAGAATTGAGGAGTACTCTTCTGAAGGTTGTTCAAGGTGAACAAGAAAAGAATATCGATGATCTTTTATGGCTTTCTGTCATTATTGAACCTCACAAGAAGTCttcttttataaacaaaaagtaTACCAAAAACTTTGTGCTAGGCTTTTGTAACAAACAACAATGTTCACTGAATTGGGGCAAAGGGGAGCCCAAAGACTAGGCCTCTTCACCACATCCAAAAAGGCAGGGTGATGAAGTCATGTTGATTGAAATATGAAAGGTAGTAGGGAAAGGGTGCAGGACAAAGGCATCTCTAGGATTTAAGCTTAGGCAATTCTTATTAGAGACATATACCTTTGAGTTCTTTACCCCCTTTACAAATTACAGAGGTTTAACCTAGTACCTGAATTATAGTAACTCAATAATTAATGGGCTATGTTCAAGTTTCAATTAATGTCACTTTTTTCAATGTCATactattcaataattttttattgaatgtgtttTTGGACAAATTTATCATTGGATTATGTTTTAACCTTTTACCCTACATGTTTGCAAGTTTTCAAGATCattagatttttattattattattttttattattttttgagaaagcaaACCCAGAAAGGACCCAATCATTAGAGATTAATAACCATctcatccaaaaaaattttaaaattcaattttttttcaactttaaaattatatacaaaatatgaaGTAATGggttgaataataaataacatccaattaatacgaaatttgacatgtgtattaaaaaaaaagtaattcaatggtaggaattttaaaatattaattaaataaaaagttattaagcggtgtaacaaaaattaagagTTATACCAAATATAACTTGATCTAAATTGGTAATTTATGAGAtgcaaattgtttttattaaaataataattaaggggaaattacactttgcactctAAATTATTTAAATGTACACTTTGCACTCTAAACTATTTGAACGCatactttgcaccctaaattaTCACATTTTACACCTCAGTGTTACTTCTCCTATTATATTTAACAAAATCCTTCTGCATATGACAAACACATGTATTTTGCTTAGgtgaaacaaaattaaaagactgAAACAcccttcttcaaaatcaattaaaacaaaagccAATTTTTTTCCACATCTCTCTCCTTGTCTCACATGCTTGCTAGTCTCTTCCTAGTTGGGGATTTAGGGCTTacaaaatgtgaattttttcaGGATGATGAACACGAGCCACGTTTCAACACAAAAAGCCAAGCAAGTCCCACACATATAATCAAAACAGTGAAATATGatagtaaaattaaagaaatcatGCTTCCACTAAggttgtctttttctttttttttcttggtacaTCAACTCCTAGAGGTTTTATTATCCTTCCACTGTTTCCAATGGCCAACATATGGCCCATCATCTATTTCAGAAATGCTTGAAGGGGCTGATGGGGGAGATGGGGGAAGACCTATATAGATGAAAGAGATTCAGAAGTAAAAGTAAAGACACTGGAAGTAAAAacgaaaaacaaaatattttttaaagtaacttCAAGATAGATACAGTGGACTGCTATTTTTCTCGCCGAGCTTAGTAACTTTCATGAttgtaacaaaaagaaaaatgctaaatccCCATAAATAACCTGGGTAGTGAACATAGAATACATAGTAGGCACCAAAAACTAATGCCTTTATGGAATCCTATATGTGCCAAAATCTTTTATAGATAAAAAGTGCAGCAGTATCATTGAATTTTAATCTCTTAGGTACCAGAAGGTTTTGGGAAGAGGTTGGCACGCACATGAGACATAGTGAGAGAGACAAGGAGCAAggttgtaaatgaaccaagccgtTCATAAACAGCTCGGGCTTGGTTCGATAAAAAGCtcgttcatgtttgtttgtttataaataagccaagcTTAAGCTTTCATTTTAGGTTTGTTTAATAAACGAACCGAGCCcgagtaaaaaatattgttcatgaacaagctcgATACAAAAGTAATAAAACAAGTTGAGCCTATgcttatttatgagtttggtaataaaattgatatgaattTGAAAGTAAACTCATATCCTTTtaagactttaattaattataagttaaGACTACTCATCCAAACCAAAAATAGCGTAGAAAATAAACTTGATATAAGCTTGATAATATACTTATGttggatctcaagctcaaaaccATGATATTAAGCTTGATTTTGGGCTTAATATAGAGTTTGAGCTTGGCTCGACTAATGAACCAAACCAAGTCAAGCCAAGCCGAGCTCaagtttttatacttaataacaAGCTCAAGCTTTTATACTTAATAACAAGCTCAAGCTTGAACACTATTTGTAGGCTCATATCAAACTtaagccaagcttgaacatttTACTTTTGCTGTCGAGCCGAGCTTGAACATTCACTACTCAACAAAGCTCAGCTCATTTACAGTCTTAAAGGAGAGAGATGTGGAAAAAATTGGCTTTTggtttaattgattttgaagaaaaggaaagagatgTCGAAAAAGTTggcttttgttttaattgattttgaagaaggaTGTTTCAATCTTTTAAGTTTGTTCCACTTAAGCAAAATGCATGTGCTTGTCACATGAAGTAGGATTTCGTTAAACATAACAGCAAAACTGACactagggtgcaaagtgtgataaGTTTGATAGTTTAGGGTGTAAAGTGTGCATCTCAATGACGAAGACGGAGTTCTCCAAAGGAGTTCAAAATTTAGGTTTAGTTCAAAACTCAGACCATGTCAAACACTAAGTTCTTCCATTCGAAAGCATCTAAATGGCGAAGAcggaattattttaagggcatCATGAATCCATAGGAGCAGTGGGTGGAAGAAGTGGAGGATATAGCCAGAGTTGCAAttgattattttgataatctcTTTTATGCAGGTTCATGCAATCAAATGAAGGAATTCTTAAGCACAGTTTTGGCCAAAGTAACTACAgacatgcatgatatgcttttTAGGGATTTTACTGTTGCTGAAATCAAGGAAGCTGTATTTTAGATGGGGCCAACAAAGGCACCTGTACCTGATGGTATGAATgccttattttataaaaaattctggCATATTGTGGATGATGATGTAGTGAATGTCGTGTTAGATTTTTTGAATGATGGGGTTATGTTAGCTGATTTAAATCATACCAATATTGTGCTCATTCCTAAAGTGAAGAATCCAAAGAAAATGTCTGAATTTAGACCAATTAGCTTTTGTAATGTCATTTACAAGACTATTTCTAAGGTCCTTGCAAATAGATTGAAACATGTGCTTCTTGATATTATTTCTCCCACCCAGAGTGCTTTTGTGCCAGGTCGACTTATTACAGATAATGTGATTATGGCATATAAGGCTTTGCATTCTATGCATGCTAGGAAGAAGGGTAAAACAGGTTTTTTGGCTTTGAAGTTGGATGTTAGCAAAGCTTATGATCGAGTGGAATGACTATTCTTACAAGGTGTTATGCAGAAGTTAGGTTTTCCAGAAAAGTGGATTGGGAGAGtgatgacatgtgtcaccacCGCATCATTCTCTATTCTACTCAATGAAAGTCGTATGGGAATGTGCTTCCATCTAAGGGAATCCGTCAAGGAGATCCTCTCTCATCATACTTATTTCTGTTATGTGCAGAAGGATTTACATCTTTGTTGACAAAAGTAAAGACTGATGGGAAAATTCATGGAGCTTCCATTTGCAGAGGGGCGCTGAAAGTTTCTAACTTATTGTTTGCAGATGATTTCCTTTTGTTCTGCAAGGCAACACAATATGAGGTTGTGGTAGTCTTTGAGGTACTCCAGACCCATGCCAATGCTTCCGGACAATGCATAAATTTGGAGAAGTCTTCGGTCTTTTTCAGCGGCAACACTTCAGCTACCCAGAAGCAAGACATTTTAAGGATCTTGGGAGTGCAGGAAGTGAACCGGTTTGAGTCTTATTTGGGGCTGCCTACCTTAGTAGGGAGAATAAAGTATCATACGTTCTCATACTTGAAGGATAGGATATGGAAAAAACTGCAAGGATGAAAAGGAAAGATGTTATCTAAGGCTGATAAGGAAATTCTTATTAAAGCAGTGGCCCAGTGTATTCCTACTTACACCATGAGTGTTTTTCGACTCCCTTTAAAAATTTGTGATGAACTGGATGTAATGTGTgctaaattttggtggggacaggtggggaatgaaaggaaaattcattggCAAAGATGGGAAAAATTGACACTATCTAAAAAGGAGGGAGGAATGAGTTTTAGGGATTTAAGGGCTTTTAATTTAGCTATGTTATCTAAACAAGGGTGGAGGTTGTTACATGATAATAATTCTTTAGTATTTCAATGTCTCAAAGCTAGATATTTCCCAAGAACTCACTTCTTTGATGCCAAGGAGTCCTCAAATTGTTCATTTGTTTGGAAGAGTATTGTGGCTGCTCTTCCTATCTTGAAGTCTGGGTGTTGTTGGAGAGTTAGGAATGGCCATTCAATTCGGATTCTAGGTGGTAAATGGACTCCGAATTATCCAACTAATGCGCCTTTGCATCTAGTTAAGGATGAAGTTCGAGAGGTGACTGTTGTTGAATTAATTGACCAAGAATTACACACATGGAGGGCTGATTTTATCATGGATATGTTTGAGAAAGAAGATGTCGAAGCTATATGTAGAATACAACTCAGCCAAAGACATGTGGAGGACCTTATGATCTGGATGCACCAAAAGAAAGGGATGTTTACTGTGAAATCTGCATACAAGGTAGCTAGGGAAGTTTTGAAAGGAGGAAGGGTAGCCGAGAGTTCAAGGGGCTGTATTGGGAAGGGAATTTGGTCTGCACTTTGGAAGCTTTGAATACCTAATAAAACTAAGGTATTTGGGTGGAGAGCTTGCAATGAAATCTTGCCAACAAAGTTGAACCTGTCTAAGAGAAGAGTCATTGATGATGCGTTGTGCCCAATTTGCTTGAGGTTTCCAGAATTAGTTGTCCATGCTCTTTGAGAATGTGATGCGGCTAGAGATGTGTGGTGGGGAAGCTTAAAAATTCTGCAGAAGGGAGGGTCGGGTATGGCTGACATGGTTCAATTAATGGAGTATTTGTTGGATCGGGTTGAGTCTTAAGATATGGAGGTAGTGCTTGTCCAAGCATGGCTGATTTGGAATCAAAGGAATCGGGTTGTGCATGGAGGTAAGTTCCATGATCCGGGATGGTTGAACAATCGGGCAAGGGTGCTTCTTGAGGAATTTCGGACTGCTTCAGCTTTGATGGGACCTGCATATGGAAGGCAGTCTACTCGAGATACCTGGCAGCCCCCTCCATCTTTGGTTTTCAAGCTTAACTTTGATGTAGCCTTGTTCTCGACCCTCAACAGTTTTGGCTTTGGAGCAGTCATCCGGAATGAGAAAGGTGAGGTTACGGCAGCCATGGCAGCAAAGGGACCTGAGGTATTTTGCAGCGAGGAAGCTGAGTTACTTGCATGTAGAAAAGCTATTGAATTTTCTGTTGATGCAGGCTTCTCTGAATTAGTCATTGAAGGGGATAATAGCTCTGTTATGAAAGTTATTTCAGCAATGCAGGATGATCATTCTATGCTTGGGAATGTAATTGGAGACATTCATTATTTGATTGGGAATTTATAGTGGGTAAGGATTGAATGTATTAAGAGAGGGGGAAATAAGGTTGGTCATGAGTTAGCTTCATTTGCTAGGAATATTAGTCATGATTTGTTTTGGATGGAAGATATTCCTCCAATAGCTAGAGAAGCCTTGTACAAGATTCTAATTTCTCTGTTTACTTGAATGAAATGGTTCtgcttcacaaaaaaaaaaaaaaaaaaaaaaaactcctttgGAGTCCTTGTACAGTACAAAATTAACCTTCTGAGGCTTTACTCTTCTTTGATTCAACTATGTATAAAGGGAAAGTCGTTAAAAGACTTGGGGATATCGCAGACCCACATGGATGAGTGCGTTTAAAGTGCGGTAGAGTAGAGGATGCTCGTAGAGCGTTTGATGATTTGCCTAAAAGAAATATGGTTACTTGGAATTCAATGGTTCTTCTTACCTTAGTCATAGGAAGAGTAAAGAAACTATTGGGCTTTATAAGATCATGGTTTTGGAGGCCTTTTCTGATCTGCGTCTTGTATGTGAAGGCCAGAGAGCTCATGGGTTGTCAGTCAATTTTGGGTTTGGAGATTTTGAATGTGTTTGGTGGTTGATGGGATGTTCTGGGAGGCTTGAAGTGGCTGAAATTTGAGTAGAACATTGTAAGAAATCAGGATGTGGTACTGTGAAGAGCACCATTAGGTGAGTGTAAGATTCATGGGGAGGTGGAGATGGCAGAAAGAGTTGTGAATAGAGTGCTGACTCTCTCTAGGGGATGACAGTTATAATGCACTGCTTTCGAATTTTTACGCTTTGAGTGGTAATTGAAGCCACTATATTGAGGTGAAAAATGCAATGGAAATGAAGTTGAAGGAGTATTTAATGAGTTCCGCTGATATTATTAAATATGTTCATACTTCCAAAGTGGAAGATTGATCCCACGAAAGATTAAACAGATATgcaacaggaaaaaaaaaaaatcaagactaTGTTCCTGATACAAGATTTGTATTGCGGGACTTggatgaggaggaggagggtgTTACTTTATTATGATAGCCTTTGCCCTATGGAGGACCAGTGAGAAGACTTTGTATTATAATCCTTAAGAATCATTGAGTTTGTGAATATGCTCACACTGGGATTAGATTTTCCTCCAAAGTAATCGGAAGAGATAATTGCTAGAGATGCTGAGAGGTGACATCATTTTTAAGATGGACATGTTCCTGTGGAGAGTATTTGTGAATCCCATTTTTGATTCTAAGCTCCACCATGACATTTAGTCAATTCTCCCTTTAAATCTCCAGATATTATTGATTCATGAACAGAGTGTAGAAAGCTGCTGGCTAATGATTGATCCACATGAATCCGTTTCTCAGAATTGAGACAGGTAAGAACCTAAATTTGAAAGGTTTTTCATACTTGATTGAAGTTGCTCATTAAATTAATGGAAACTAGATAAACTTATGGAAGTCTTAAGTATGATATGctcttattacttatcaataaGTACGTACAACATGCTCCTTTGGCCATaactgaaacaaacaaaaaattatagaagaaaAGGAGGCAGTGCTGAGCATGTCCTCCCTTCTTGCATTTCATATGATTTTGAGCAATTTAATGTTTTATACTTCGTCCAAAGTATAGAAAATAGGAATTCATAGAATCATACATTATGCCTGTATTCCAATTATAACCAAGCAACATTTCATTGgatccttttatttatttatttatttattcttagaGTTAAGTTCTCTGAATTATTTATGCATTTATAAATTAAGGAACAGAATAAATGAAGCCATATGTGAAATTTGGATTCATCTTAGATACCTAAATTCAGTAACATGCTGCAGAATTGTAAGTACTGAAGATCTCAGAGTTTTGGAATTTGGGCTTGTTGCACCCTTGTATTTCGATATTTGCTTAAAATGGTAGCTCGTTTTTGCTGCCCTCAGAATGCTTAAACAACCGTCTGAAGATAAATCAAACTTGTGGGGGAAAAACAATGCTTATGCATGCACTAAAGGGTGAAAGCCCTGAATGTTAAAATCATATTCTTTGAAAAGTAAGCCGGAAAACAAAATAGTAACCTCATTACAAACTAAATACTTTAAATTTATgaaccaaaaacaaatatacaatTAGACCTCTGAATGGACAAAGTCATCCTCGCACAGAAGTCATCCGCTAATTTGTCATAAGGTGGTTGTTGGTGACGTGAAGGGATTCCTCATTCTAGAAATTTATGTTTTTCTATGTAGATCAGTGATGAATTGATTAATGATGTCCTCATCACTTTCTCAATCCCGGCCCTATTGTTGACATGTAGCCATTTCTACTATTTAGTCTGTAGATATGCCTACGATTTGGATGGTTGGCTGATCCACCAAGTAGT
It encodes:
- the LOC142625286 gene encoding putative mitochondrial protein AtMg00310; translation: MLSKADKEILIKAVAQCIPTYTMSVFRLPLKICDELDVMCAKFWWGQVGNERKIHWQRWEKLTLSKKEGGMSFRDLRAFNLAMLSKQGWRLLHDNNSLVFQCLKARYFPRTHFFDAKESSNCSFVWKSIVAALPILKSGCCWRVRNGHSIRILGGKWTPNYPTNAPLHLVKDEVREVTVVELIDQELHTWRADFIMDMFEKEDVEAICRIQLSQRHVEDLMIWMHQKKGMFTVKSAYKVAREVLKGGRVAESSRGCIGKGIWSALWKL
- the LOC142623764 gene encoding uncharacterized protein LOC142623764, which encodes MEVVLVQAWLIWNQRNRVVHGGKFHDPGWLNNRARVLLEEFRTASALMGPAYGRQSTRDTWQPPPSLVFKLNFDVALFSTLNSFGFGAVIRNEKGEVTAAMAAKGPEVFCSEEAELLACRKAIEFSVDAGFSELVIEGDNSSVMKVISAMQDDHSMLGNVIGDIHYLIGNL